The sequence ATCCAGCCGTTATTTACGAAAGCCCAAAACGCATACTAGGCTTAGTACAAAGTATCACAAATCTAGAACCTGAGAGAGAAATTTTTGCCATAAAAGAGGCCACTAAAAAATTTGAGACTAAATTTAAAGAAAAGGCTCAAAATTTAGCTCAAATTTTAGAAAAAGCAAATTTAAACGGCGAGTGGGCGGTTGTCATCTCAAAAAGTGACAGAACAGCCACTCACAATATCACAAAAGATGAGATACTTTCGCTCGATCTTGCTCCAAAAGTAAAAGCAAAATTGCTTAACAAAATAACTGGAGAAGATGTAAAAAAGATATATGATGAGCTTATAAAAGCTTAAATTATAGGCTATAAAACTACTAAGTGATACTAAAACGAAAGTGTAAAATTTACTCTAGTTACATACAAAAATAAGTTAAATTTTAATTGACTTTAGCTACCATAAGTTACCATGATAATATACGGAAAACAACTATTTTTACATATTTTGAACAAGCGACCACAGATACTAGAAGAGATATATCTCTCAAAGGAGTGTGACAAAAAACTCTTCTCTAAAATTTGTGGCACAGGCAAAAAAATTATTCGCTTGGATAATCAAAAAGCACAGTCTTTAGCTCGCGGTGGAAACCATCAAGGTTTTTTAGCGAATGTTAGTGAGTTTGAATTTTCAGACATTGCTGGGCTTAAAAAGCTAAATTTTATCGCCATTCTTTACGGCATAAGCGATGTTGGCAATATCGGTGCTATCGCTAGAAGTGCCTATGCTCTAGGCTGTGAGGGTCTTGTGGTAGTGGCAAAAAGTATAAATATGCAAGGCGTTTTAAGATCAAGTAGTGGCGCTGCTTATGAGATACCAATAGCGATTTTTGAAGATGGGCTTAGTTTGCTAAATGAACTAAAGCAATTTGGTTTTAAAATTTATGCAACAGCAAGTAATGGAAAAAACGTAAAAGAGATGAAGTTTGCCGGCAAGAGAGCTTTGGTGATGGGCTCAGAGGGCGAAGGCATACCGCAAAAGGCTCTAGTAAAGTGTGATGAGTGTATTGGTATAAAGTTAAAAGAGGGCTGGGACTCCTTAAATGTAAGTGCAGCTTTTGCAATAATTTGTGACAGGATGATAGATGAGTGAATTAGAGAATTTAAAAGAGATAGGTATAAAGGAAATTTCACGTAAAACGCATATTGAGCCTACATTTTTACAATATATTTTTGATAAAAATTTTGAAAAATTATCACGTTTAAATATTAGGGGCTATGCCAAGATTTTGCAACGTGAATATGATGTTGATTTGAGCGAGTTACTCGCTGAATACGATGCCTTTATGCAAGAAAACACTCCAGATGAGAGTCACAAAACTAAAGTTACTCCAAAAATTTCTTCTTACACTCCAAAAGATATTACCATACAAAGACAAAGCGGTAGTGGCGGTGCTGGATTTTTATTTTGGCTCATCATTTTAGCTATTATTGCTGGTGGGGCATATCATTTTGATGCTTACAAATATATCGAGAATTTTTTATCGTTTTTAAATGATGAGAATAAAAGCGTGAGCTATTCGCAGTCAAGCATAGTAAATGAGGTGAAGAAAAATATCATCGATACAAATATCACCATCTCTCAAAATAGCCCTAAAATAGAGGCAAACGCATCAAACTTGAAAATTTCAGCTCCAGTTGAGCAAAATGTGACAACAAGTCCTGCAAACATGGAGCAAAACGCTGTTAAGCCAAGCATGGTGGCTCAGTCAGCTCCTAAGATAGAGCAAAACATTACAAAGCCACTAAATGAGGCGGTCATTACACCAAAACAACGCGTCTGGATAGGCATCATTAATCTTGAAAATGGTCAAAAAGTATCAAACGACACAAGCAAAAGCATAAATATAAATTTAGACCAAAGGCAGCTCGTAGTTTGTGGAAATGGCAACATTGAGCTAAAGATCGGCGATAAGGTGACAAAATATAATCCAAGCCGTCCAGCTAGATTTTTAGTAGAAAATGGAGAGATGAAATTTGTGAGCTATGATGAGTTTGTAGAACTTAACAAGGGCAAATCTTGGTAAGAAAAATAGCGATTTTCACCGCTTTTAGTGTATTTGCCTATGCTTTTAGCTTACAAACTAGTGCAAGTGCTTTAAGCAATGCTGAAAATGTGCAAATCTCTTTAGAAAATTTAGACCAAAATGGCTCACTCAATGTCAGTGAGCTAGTATCAAGATTAAAACAAAACTCAAGTTACGATAGCATTTCATTTGGTTCAAATAGTTTGAATTTAAAATTTATAAGTGAGCAAAAGGTTCCTTCTACATTATTTGTAAAATCAATAAATTCAACTCTAGACGATGCCAATATGAGTATTTCAAGGATAAATTCTCTAAAAAATGGAGATCAAATTTCTTATGGAATTTCGGCCATAAAAAATGGTGGAATAGATCCAAGTTTATTAAGCTTAGCACTTAGTCAAAGCGGTTTTAGAATTTTAGGATTTGATAGGGTTGATGGGAATTTAGAGATATTTTTAGATGCTCAGAATATGATTCTTAAGGCTACAAAGGTAAATTTTGACGAAGAGACACCACTTTTAAAAAGCGGTGGTACTTATTTTGTTGATGTTGAGGGTGCAAGTAGCCTGGACATCGCATCAAAAGAGTCAAATAGATGGATGCCACTTGTTAGAATTTATGATAAAAATTTAAATCAGATTGACTCTATAAAAGATGAGCAAGCAAAAACCGCCGTTTCTATAAATTTAGCAATAGGCGCAAAATACGCATTAATTAGCGATAATGTTGATATAAATAATATAAAAAATGAGATAATTATCAAGCTTATAAAATAGGAGTAAGCAGTGTTTGATGAGATAAGATTTAATACAATTGAGCGTTTGCCAAACTACGTTTTTGCCGAAGTAAATGCAATAAAAATGGCTGCACGAAGAGCTGG comes from Campylobacter concisus and encodes:
- a CDS encoding phosphatidylglycerophosphate synthase, with the translated sequence MSELENLKEIGIKEISRKTHIEPTFLQYIFDKNFEKLSRLNIRGYAKILQREYDVDLSELLAEYDAFMQENTPDESHKTKVTPKISSYTPKDITIQRQSGSGGAGFLFWLIILAIIAGGAYHFDAYKYIENFLSFLNDENKSVSYSQSSIVNEVKKNIIDTNITISQNSPKIEANASNLKISAPVEQNVTTSPANMEQNAVKPSMVAQSAPKIEQNITKPLNEAVITPKQRVWIGIINLENGQKVSNDTSKSININLDQRQLVVCGNGNIELKIGDKVTKYNPSRPARFLVENGEMKFVSYDEFVELNKGKSW
- a CDS encoding TrmH family RNA methyltransferase, which translates into the protein MIIYGKQLFLHILNKRPQILEEIYLSKECDKKLFSKICGTGKKIIRLDNQKAQSLARGGNHQGFLANVSEFEFSDIAGLKKLNFIAILYGISDVGNIGAIARSAYALGCEGLVVVAKSINMQGVLRSSSGAAYEIPIAIFEDGLSLLNELKQFGFKIYATASNGKNVKEMKFAGKRALVMGSEGEGIPQKALVKCDECIGIKLKEGWDSLNVSAAFAIICDRMIDE